One part of the Rhodococcus oxybenzonivorans genome encodes these proteins:
- a CDS encoding VOC family protein: MNRHIDAHADLHSEQGARRGEHPGRAPNPIVKVHDLAWLEFAKPDLDRAEMFAHAFGFTTASRTRDELQLRGTDAGTPCVIIKKGPRSRFLGAAFLAADDADVLHLAEATGRRVDRLPESLGGIVVELADPNGSSVRVVSGVRRLPALPAQTPVTLNVGRTAERTNATQRPPREPVSVQRLGHVVLQSTTYLETLNWYLQHLGMIVSDFQYYPGQRQRGPVMSFVRCDRGDTPADHHTVALTLGPSNRYMHSAYQVCDLDTLAAGGEYLRERGYRRSWGIGRHIQGSQIFDYWRDPDGFLVEHFSDGDMFDAALEPGWAPMSASGLAQWGPPATSDFLGTAPGRESLRELRATISSLRGDNEFDLQRLRGLLKVASS, from the coding sequence ATGAATAGACACATCGACGCTCACGCCGATCTGCACAGCGAACAGGGCGCACGGCGCGGTGAACACCCCGGCCGGGCGCCGAACCCGATCGTCAAGGTGCACGATCTCGCGTGGCTGGAATTCGCGAAACCCGACCTCGACCGGGCCGAAATGTTCGCTCACGCCTTCGGATTCACCACCGCCTCACGGACCCGAGATGAACTGCAGCTACGGGGAACCGACGCTGGAACGCCGTGCGTGATCATTAAGAAGGGCCCCCGTTCCCGATTCCTGGGAGCGGCGTTCCTCGCCGCCGATGACGCGGACGTGCTGCATCTGGCCGAGGCCACCGGCCGTCGTGTCGACCGGCTGCCCGAGAGCCTGGGCGGCATCGTCGTCGAGTTGGCCGACCCGAATGGGAGTTCGGTGCGCGTGGTCTCCGGCGTGCGCCGGTTACCCGCACTGCCCGCGCAGACTCCGGTCACCCTCAACGTCGGACGCACGGCGGAACGGACTAACGCGACGCAGCGCCCACCACGGGAGCCGGTGTCGGTGCAGCGGTTGGGTCACGTGGTGCTGCAGAGCACCACCTACCTCGAGACATTGAATTGGTATCTGCAGCATCTGGGAATGATCGTGAGCGATTTCCAGTACTACCCCGGCCAGCGGCAGCGCGGGCCGGTGATGAGTTTTGTCCGCTGCGACCGTGGCGACACTCCCGCCGATCATCACACCGTGGCTCTCACCCTCGGCCCGTCCAATCGCTACATGCACTCGGCGTACCAGGTCTGCGACCTCGACACCTTGGCTGCAGGCGGCGAATACCTGCGGGAGCGGGGTTACCGTCGCTCGTGGGGGATCGGCCGTCACATCCAGGGCAGCCAGATTTTCGATTACTGGCGCGACCCGGACGGTTTCCTGGTCGAGCATTTCAGTGACGGTGACATGTTCGACGCCGCCCTCGAACCCGGCTGGGCGCCGATGAGCGCCTCCGGTCTGGCGCAGTGGGGCCCGCCGGCGACCAGCGATTTTCTCGGTACCGCTCCCGGCCGGGAGTCCCTACGCGAACTGCGCGCGACAATCTCTTCGCTCCGCGGAGACAACGAGTTCGACCTCCAACGCCTTCGTGGCCTGTTGAAAGTAGCTTCTTCATGA
- the pgi gene encoding glucose-6-phosphate isomerase, protein MTHNVTTTPLWNKLSDHHWEVAATHLRELFDADPHRGEDLNVTAGDLYIDYSKHRVTRETVGLLLDLARAAGVEHHREAMFTGEHINTSEDRAVLHTALRANPERELILDGQNVIEDVHAVLGRMGEFTDRVRSGVWRGATGERIRTVVNIGIGGSDLGPAMAYRALRHYVDGPEVRFVSNIDPTDLLSNLTDLDPRTTLFVVVSKTFSTLETMTNASAARRWITGALGEDAVPRHFVAVSTDTARVTDFGITADNMFGFWEWVGGRYSVGSAVGLSVMIAIGRERFTEFLGGMRAIDEHFRTAPLESNAPVILGMLGVWYSSFFGADSRAVLPYANDLARFPAYLQQLTMESNGKSVRADGTPVGTFTGEVFWGEPGTNGQHAFHQLLHQGTHLIPVDFVGFTEPVEDLPTLDGIGSMHDVLTANLLAQSKVLAFGRTEAEIAEDGTPAELVPHKVMPGNRPSTTILGTKLTPSTLGQLIALYEHQVFVQGVVWGIDSFDQWGVELGKTSALELGPALWDQGGAPEVGDSSTASLIRLYRRARKERSCLP, encoded by the coding sequence ATGACACACAACGTCACCACTACGCCGCTGTGGAACAAACTGTCCGATCACCACTGGGAAGTCGCGGCCACGCACCTTCGGGAACTGTTCGACGCCGACCCACATCGGGGCGAAGATCTGAACGTCACGGCCGGCGATCTCTACATCGATTACAGCAAGCATCGTGTCACGCGCGAGACGGTCGGCCTGCTACTCGACCTCGCCCGGGCCGCCGGAGTGGAACACCACCGTGAGGCGATGTTCACCGGCGAACATATCAACACCTCCGAGGACCGGGCTGTTCTGCACACTGCTCTGCGCGCGAACCCCGAGCGCGAGCTGATCCTCGACGGACAGAACGTGATCGAGGACGTGCACGCGGTGCTGGGGCGGATGGGTGAGTTCACCGACCGTGTCCGGTCCGGCGTGTGGCGCGGGGCCACCGGCGAGCGCATTCGTACGGTGGTCAACATCGGGATCGGTGGATCCGACCTCGGTCCGGCCATGGCATATCGCGCCTTGCGCCATTACGTCGACGGGCCCGAGGTGCGGTTCGTCTCCAATATCGACCCCACCGATCTGCTGTCGAATCTGACCGACCTGGACCCGCGCACCACACTGTTCGTCGTTGTCTCCAAGACCTTCTCCACGCTGGAGACGATGACGAACGCATCCGCTGCCCGGCGCTGGATCACCGGCGCACTGGGGGAGGATGCGGTGCCCCGCCATTTCGTCGCGGTGTCCACCGACACTGCACGGGTCACGGACTTCGGCATCACCGCCGACAACATGTTCGGCTTCTGGGAATGGGTGGGCGGACGGTACTCGGTCGGGTCCGCCGTCGGGCTTTCTGTCATGATCGCGATCGGACGGGAACGGTTCACCGAGTTCCTCGGCGGGATGCGGGCGATCGACGAGCACTTCCGCACTGCGCCACTGGAATCGAATGCGCCCGTCATCCTCGGCATGCTCGGTGTGTGGTACTCGAGTTTCTTCGGTGCCGACTCGCGGGCCGTGCTGCCGTACGCGAACGACCTGGCCAGGTTTCCGGCGTACCTGCAGCAATTGACCATGGAATCGAATGGCAAATCGGTGCGGGCGGACGGAACTCCGGTCGGCACCTTCACCGGCGAGGTTTTCTGGGGAGAACCAGGCACGAACGGGCAACATGCGTTCCATCAGCTTCTGCACCAGGGCACACATCTGATCCCCGTCGACTTCGTGGGATTCACGGAGCCGGTGGAGGATCTACCCACCCTCGACGGCATCGGATCCATGCACGATGTGCTGACCGCGAACCTCCTCGCACAATCGAAAGTTCTCGCGTTCGGCAGGACCGAGGCCGAGATCGCCGAAGACGGGACACCCGCCGAGCTCGTCCCACACAAGGTGATGCCCGGAAACAGGCCTTCGACAACCATTTTGGGCACAAAGCTCACGCCATCGACCCTCGGACAGTTGATCGCCCTGTACGAACACCAGGTATTCGTTCAAGGCGTCGTCTGGGGAATCGACTCGTTCGACCAATGGGGAGTCGAGCTCGGTAAGACGTCGGCTCTTGAACTGGGTCCCGCCTTGTGGGACCAGGGCGGCGCACCGGAGGTCGGGGACAGCTCCACCGCCAGTCTGATTCGTCTCTACCGGCGAGCGAGGAAGGAACGCAGTTGCCTGCCCTGA
- the gnd gene encoding phosphogluconate dehydrogenase (NAD(+)-dependent, decarboxylating): MQLGVIGLGRMGGNMRERVRAAGHEVVGFDFDPTVRDVDSVAELVTRLSGPRVVWVMVPAGEPTRSVIAELSGLLGPGDLVIEGGNSRFSDDEFHSAVLGERGIGYLDCGVSGGVWGLDEGYGLMVGGDDADVARAMPIFDALTPEGKREDSFVHAGPVGAGHYAKMVHNGIEYGLMQAYAEGYELLAAEPRITAPDAVMGAWRQGTVVRSWLLDLLVAALRQDPGLSSISGYTEDSGEGRWTVEEAISHAVPVPVISAALFARFSSRQPDSPAMKAVSALRQQFGGHQVRSMEAVQS; this comes from the coding sequence ATGCAGTTGGGTGTGATAGGTCTAGGGCGGATGGGCGGAAACATGCGCGAGCGTGTTCGTGCCGCGGGTCACGAGGTCGTCGGCTTCGATTTCGATCCCACCGTGCGTGACGTCGACTCGGTGGCCGAATTGGTCACTCGCCTCAGTGGCCCCAGGGTGGTGTGGGTAATGGTTCCTGCCGGTGAGCCGACCCGCTCGGTGATCGCCGAGCTGAGCGGGCTGCTCGGGCCCGGAGATCTCGTGATCGAGGGCGGAAACTCGCGCTTCTCGGACGATGAGTTCCACTCCGCTGTGCTCGGTGAGCGCGGAATCGGTTATCTGGACTGCGGCGTATCGGGCGGAGTATGGGGCCTGGACGAGGGCTACGGGCTGATGGTGGGCGGTGACGACGCCGATGTTGCACGCGCCATGCCAATCTTCGATGCACTCACGCCCGAGGGGAAGCGAGAGGACAGTTTCGTGCATGCGGGGCCCGTCGGCGCCGGCCACTACGCCAAGATGGTGCACAACGGTATCGAGTATGGATTGATGCAGGCGTACGCCGAGGGATACGAACTTCTGGCCGCCGAACCCCGCATCACTGCCCCCGACGCTGTGATGGGTGCGTGGCGGCAGGGCACCGTGGTGCGCTCCTGGCTACTCGACCTTCTCGTCGCTGCGCTTCGGCAGGACCCGGGATTGAGCTCGATATCCGGATACACGGAAGATTCGGGCGAGGGGCGCTGGACGGTCGAAGAGGCCATCTCCCACGCCGTGCCGGTCCCGGTCATCTCGGCTGCCCTCTTCGCGCGTTTCTCCTCCCGCCAGCCGGATTCACCTGCCATGAAGGCGGTTTCGGCTCTGCGGCAACAATTCGGTGGACATCAGGTTCGGAGCATGGAGGCGGTTCAGTCGTGA
- a CDS encoding bifunctional 3-(3-hydroxy-phenyl)propionate/3-hydroxycinnamic acid hydroxylase: protein MSVERYPVVVVGAGPTGITAATLLGQYGVDVLVLDRWNGVYPQPRAVHLDDEVYRIVARLGLAEEFAGISRPAQGLRLVDRETRTLAEFRRDPASSAHGFPQANMFDQPEFEQLLRTGLARYDTVRLRENSAVTVVVHERDCARVAFTDHLTGERHFVRAGYVLGCDGANSVVRSSIGSRMQDLGFEQRWLVVDIATDADLHQWEGVHQVCDPVRAATYMRIGGNRYRWEFRLRPGESAADFQDLGALRPLIAPWTRQVPDTDLELVRVTDYTFKAQVADRWRDRRVFLLGDAAHLTPPFVGQGMGAGLRDAANLAWKLTGVLDGTLPDSCLNTYEQERKPHAHHMIRLATTIGWAMTEGGRVGNVVRRRLAPLAGRVPGVAAKITDSTTPALRRSEFVHRPAPAWGLAGNLCPNPILDGDGRRLDDSTPARFLLVTTIEPSAGQRYEIERRGAVVVPAPPNSDLGRWLADGYATAAIVRPDRTVMQAGRSLAAIYTGIPAFRSRT, encoded by the coding sequence ATGAGCGTGGAGCGGTACCCGGTCGTCGTCGTCGGAGCCGGACCCACGGGAATCACCGCCGCCACCCTGCTGGGGCAGTACGGCGTCGACGTCCTGGTGCTGGACCGGTGGAATGGCGTCTACCCGCAGCCGCGGGCGGTACACCTCGACGATGAGGTCTACCGCATCGTCGCCCGACTCGGGCTGGCCGAGGAGTTTGCCGGCATCTCCCGCCCGGCGCAGGGTTTACGGCTCGTCGACCGCGAGACGAGAACGCTGGCCGAGTTTCGTCGCGACCCGGCAAGCAGCGCGCACGGCTTCCCGCAGGCCAACATGTTCGACCAACCGGAATTCGAACAACTGCTGCGCACCGGGCTGGCCAGGTACGACACCGTGCGCTTGCGCGAAAACAGTGCCGTCACCGTGGTCGTACACGAACGCGACTGTGCGCGAGTGGCATTCACCGACCATCTCACCGGTGAACGTCATTTCGTTCGAGCGGGGTACGTCCTCGGCTGCGACGGCGCGAACAGTGTGGTCCGGTCGTCGATCGGCTCGCGCATGCAGGATCTCGGATTCGAGCAGCGCTGGCTTGTCGTCGACATCGCCACCGACGCCGACCTGCACCAGTGGGAAGGTGTTCATCAGGTGTGCGATCCGGTCCGCGCCGCGACGTACATGCGGATCGGTGGCAACCGCTACCGGTGGGAGTTCCGGCTCCGGCCCGGGGAGAGCGCAGCGGACTTCCAGGACCTGGGGGCACTGCGGCCCCTGATCGCTCCCTGGACCCGGCAAGTCCCTGATACCGACCTCGAACTGGTCCGGGTCACCGACTACACCTTCAAGGCGCAGGTCGCCGACCGGTGGCGCGACCGCCGCGTCTTCCTGCTCGGCGACGCAGCGCACCTGACGCCCCCGTTCGTCGGACAGGGGATGGGGGCCGGACTTCGCGACGCCGCGAACTTGGCCTGGAAGCTCACCGGCGTCCTCGACGGCACCCTTCCCGACAGCTGCCTGAACACCTATGAGCAGGAACGGAAGCCTCACGCCCACCACATGATCCGACTCGCGACTACGATCGGCTGGGCAATGACCGAGGGCGGTCGCGTCGGTAACGTGGTACGAAGGCGCCTCGCTCCCTTGGCCGGACGGGTACCGGGAGTAGCCGCGAAGATCACCGACAGCACCACCCCAGCGCTGCGCCGCTCAGAATTCGTCCACCGGCCCGCGCCCGCATGGGGGCTGGCCGGAAACCTGTGTCCCAACCCAATTCTCGACGGTGACGGCCGTCGACTCGACGACAGCACGCCCGCACGGTTCCTGCTCGTCACCACGATCGAGCCGTCCGCCGGCCAGCGTTACGAGATCGAACGCCGCGGCGCCGTCGTCGTGCCCGCCCCGCCCAACTCCGACCTTGGTCGCTGGCTCGCCGACGGGTACGCGACCGCGGCGATCGTGCGACCCGACCGCACCGTCATGCAGGCCGGGCGATCCCTGGCCGCAATTTACACGGGAATACCGGCTTTCAGGTCGCGCACGTAG
- a CDS encoding TetR/AcrR family transcriptional regulator, with protein MTTDDAPASRLERRKARTRAALIRAAQTFIAEGNLSVPVLEITQAADVGMGSFYNHFDSKEELYRAAMDAALEAHGQLLDHLTGDLEDPAETFAQAFRLTGRLFRKEPDLSRVLLNNAPDLITADRGLAPRALRDIEAATATGRFTVRDPELALVLTAGALIGLGQLLHARPDRDAAEATDALAEDLLRTFGLTPDDARGVSRRPLPDLDSVVGGSAA; from the coding sequence TTGACCACCGACGATGCACCAGCGAGTCGACTGGAACGACGAAAAGCACGCACGCGGGCGGCTCTCATTCGTGCGGCACAAACCTTCATCGCCGAGGGAAATCTCAGTGTTCCCGTACTCGAGATCACCCAGGCCGCCGACGTCGGAATGGGCTCGTTCTACAACCACTTCGACAGCAAGGAAGAGCTCTACCGGGCAGCGATGGACGCCGCCCTGGAAGCGCACGGCCAACTCCTCGATCACCTCACCGGCGACCTCGAGGACCCCGCCGAGACGTTCGCGCAGGCTTTTCGGCTCACCGGCCGCCTCTTTCGCAAGGAGCCCGACCTCAGCCGCGTGCTGCTCAACAACGCACCCGACCTGATCACCGCCGACCGCGGACTCGCCCCCCGTGCCCTTCGCGACATCGAGGCAGCCACCGCGACCGGACGCTTCACCGTTCGTGACCCGGAACTGGCGCTGGTCCTGACCGCCGGAGCGCTCATCGGGCTCGGCCAGCTACTGCACGCTCGCCCGGACCGTGACGCCGCCGAGGCCACCGACGCACTCGCCGAAGACCTGCTGCGCACCTTCGGGTTGACCCCGGACGACGCTCGCGGAGTCAGCCGCCGTCCGCTCCCCGACCTCGACAGTGTCGTAGGCGGATCCGCAGCCTGA
- a CDS encoding DeoR/GlpR family DNA-binding transcription regulator encodes MSATTRRGEILQRLHVDGYVEAKVLSRELGVDASTIRRDLDTLVRSGQAERTHGGARPVTGASSEIPYAVKKTERRPEKIAIARRAAQHVADGDTVILDSGSTTYQVALELRHKADLTIITNDLRIGKYVATIPAVRLLVTGGELLGSVFTLVGERAVDFLSDYSADWAFLGADAIDPTAGITNTNTLEVPLKRAIISAAARTVVLADSSKFGHRALAKVAAIDEVETILTDSGLPSDQAEQYGGKVARAIVADD; translated from the coding sequence TTGTCCGCAACCACACGACGTGGCGAAATACTCCAACGCCTTCACGTCGACGGCTATGTCGAGGCGAAGGTTCTCTCACGCGAGCTCGGCGTGGACGCGTCGACGATTCGGCGTGACCTCGACACGTTGGTTCGTTCCGGCCAAGCCGAACGAACGCACGGCGGAGCGCGGCCCGTCACAGGCGCATCCTCCGAAATCCCCTACGCGGTAAAGAAAACCGAGCGACGACCCGAGAAAATCGCGATCGCACGGCGCGCAGCGCAGCACGTGGCCGATGGCGACACGGTCATCCTCGACAGCGGGTCGACCACCTACCAGGTCGCTCTGGAGCTTCGTCACAAAGCTGACTTGACGATCATCACCAACGACCTTCGCATCGGCAAGTACGTAGCCACCATCCCCGCCGTCCGCCTGCTGGTCACCGGTGGCGAGCTACTCGGATCCGTCTTCACCCTGGTCGGCGAACGCGCCGTCGACTTCCTCTCCGACTACTCGGCCGACTGGGCCTTCCTCGGAGCAGACGCCATCGATCCGACTGCAGGAATCACCAATACCAACACGCTCGAAGTACCGCTCAAACGAGCGATCATCTCGGCTGCGGCGCGCACCGTCGTCCTCGCGGACAGTTCGAAGTTCGGACACCGTGCTCTCGCCAAAGTCGCAGCGATAGACGAGGTCGAAACGATTCTCACCGACTCCGGGCTTCCGAGCGATCAGGCCGAACAGTACGGCGGCAAAGTCGCCCGAGCGATTGTCGCCGACGACTGA
- a CDS encoding WhiB family transcriptional regulator, with protein MPALTVRLPVPIAEEWDWQLSAACRDTDPAVFFHPDNERGEPRARRVRAAKQVCRRCPVRDRCLEYALGSSERHGIWGGYTEDERKKLRRPVR; from the coding sequence TTGCCTGCCCTGACGGTGCGGCTGCCCGTCCCCATCGCCGAGGAGTGGGACTGGCAGCTGTCCGCGGCCTGCCGGGACACCGACCCCGCGGTGTTCTTTCACCCCGACAACGAACGAGGCGAACCCCGTGCGCGTCGAGTGCGTGCGGCCAAACAGGTCTGCCGGCGGTGCCCCGTGCGGGACCGGTGCCTCGAATATGCACTCGGATCCTCCGAACGCCATGGCATCTGGGGTGGTTACACCGAGGACGAGCGCAAGAAGCTGCGAAGGCCAGTTCGCTGA
- a CDS encoding fumarylacetoacetate hydrolase family protein: protein MSISVLRTHDGWWVQTPRGATQVDSAATTTAALLADRAAIEAAATATATVPIDTLELLSPVTSPCRVVAQMTNYVSHVKDSGMNPDTVPLTFFRKASGSISGPSADVIKPDHVRFLDYEVEAGLVFGRPVPVGASIDEHNIADFVAGLVIANDVSARDVQLPKTQFYEAKSYPTFTPVGPALVLLEEGDFKRFDDLRLQLRVNGEVRQNMTVGSDMIYRPVQALQALTKFQRLDAGDLLLTGTPGGTALKAPSKPVEIIGSLLPPAVKWKFFFKAQAKNPHYLQDGDVMELSIATDDGVLDLGIQRTVVRFAR from the coding sequence ATGAGTATTTCCGTCCTCCGCACCCACGACGGCTGGTGGGTGCAGACCCCGCGCGGCGCCACCCAGGTCGACTCCGCTGCCACCACGACGGCCGCACTTCTCGCCGATCGGGCGGCGATCGAGGCCGCTGCCACGGCCACGGCCACGGTCCCGATCGACACCTTGGAGCTGCTCTCGCCGGTCACCTCTCCGTGCCGAGTGGTGGCGCAGATGACGAATTACGTCTCGCACGTGAAGGATTCGGGAATGAACCCGGATACCGTCCCGTTGACGTTCTTCCGAAAGGCGTCCGGTTCGATCAGTGGCCCGTCCGCGGACGTGATCAAACCCGACCATGTTCGCTTCCTCGACTACGAGGTCGAGGCGGGACTGGTGTTCGGCCGACCCGTTCCGGTGGGTGCCTCGATCGACGAGCACAACATTGCAGACTTCGTCGCCGGTCTCGTCATCGCGAACGACGTGTCGGCCAGGGACGTGCAGCTCCCGAAAACGCAGTTCTACGAAGCGAAGTCGTATCCCACCTTCACCCCGGTCGGCCCGGCTTTGGTGCTGCTGGAGGAGGGCGACTTCAAGCGATTCGATGATCTTCGACTGCAGCTGCGCGTCAACGGCGAGGTCCGGCAGAACATGACGGTCGGGTCGGACATGATCTACCGGCCGGTGCAGGCGCTGCAGGCATTGACCAAGTTTCAGCGACTCGATGCCGGAGACCTGCTGCTCACCGGCACTCCCGGAGGTACCGCTCTGAAGGCGCCGTCCAAGCCGGTCGAGATCATCGGCTCGCTGCTGCCGCCTGCGGTCAAGTGGAAGTTCTTCTTCAAGGCTCAGGCGAAGAACCCCCACTACCTGCAGGACGGCGATGTCATGGAGCTGTCGATCGCCACGGACGACGGTGTCCTGGACCTGGGGATCCAGCGGACCGTGGTCAGGTTCGCCCGGTGA
- a CDS encoding PHA/PHB synthase family protein gives MTKTAEPKIALVIPDATPEGEDRAGGFGAWNALNAVTGVVGQGRVVLEESLRLGRELTKITVGRSDVGPAAGDRRFTDQAWTNNPIYRRVQQTYLASVDAVESVVEDLGRRVDDRHAREAAFVSTVLTSALAPTNYLPTNPAAVKEAFDTGGMSLVRGARNYVSDLRHNGGMPRMVDPDAFTVGVDLAVTPGAVVARDEVAEVLQYTPTTETVYERPVLVVPPPIGRYYFLDLRPGRSFVEHAVSRGLQTFMLAWRNPQAEQGDWDLDTYAQRVSDAIDEVREITGSDDVNVIGFCAGGLITTALLNHLAATGDTRVHSMSYAVTMLDFADPAGLAAFSGPRLLQLVKGRSRRNGIISARDMGSAFTWMRPNDLVFNYVVNNYLMGRTPPAFDILSWNADGTNLPGALHVQFLDIFENNTLATPGAMTALGTPVDLGRITVPTFVSGAIADHLTSWKNCYRTTQLLSGDTKFVLSFSGHIASLVNPPGNPKSHYWEGGEPGPDPEAWLAASTKKTGSWWESWADWVSERAGERIAASTRLGSDEHTVLGDAPGLYVRDLKAGIPV, from the coding sequence TTGACCAAGACGGCGGAGCCGAAGATCGCACTCGTGATACCCGACGCCACCCCTGAGGGGGAGGACCGTGCCGGCGGGTTCGGCGCATGGAACGCGCTGAACGCAGTGACGGGAGTCGTTGGGCAGGGTCGAGTGGTCCTCGAGGAGTCGCTCCGCCTCGGGCGCGAGCTGACGAAGATCACCGTGGGCCGCTCGGATGTAGGGCCGGCCGCGGGCGATCGGCGGTTCACCGATCAGGCGTGGACGAACAATCCGATCTACCGCCGCGTGCAACAGACCTACCTTGCATCCGTCGACGCGGTCGAAAGTGTCGTCGAAGACTTGGGCCGACGGGTCGATGACCGCCACGCGCGGGAAGCGGCGTTCGTATCGACCGTCCTCACCAGCGCGCTCGCACCGACGAACTACTTGCCCACCAACCCGGCGGCGGTGAAAGAGGCGTTCGACACCGGTGGGATGAGCCTGGTTCGTGGCGCCCGCAACTATGTGTCCGACCTGCGCCACAACGGTGGGATGCCGCGGATGGTCGATCCCGACGCCTTCACGGTCGGCGTCGATCTCGCCGTGACGCCGGGTGCCGTCGTCGCCCGCGACGAGGTCGCCGAGGTGCTGCAGTACACGCCGACCACGGAGACCGTATACGAGCGCCCCGTACTCGTGGTGCCGCCACCGATCGGCCGCTACTACTTCCTCGACCTGCGCCCCGGTCGCAGCTTCGTCGAGCACGCTGTGTCCCGCGGACTGCAGACGTTCATGCTGGCGTGGCGTAATCCGCAAGCAGAACAGGGTGACTGGGACCTCGACACGTACGCGCAACGTGTGTCGGACGCGATCGACGAGGTCCGGGAAATCACCGGCAGTGATGACGTCAACGTGATCGGTTTCTGCGCCGGCGGCCTCATCACCACCGCCCTGCTCAACCACCTCGCCGCCACCGGGGACACCCGCGTGCACAGCATGTCGTACGCCGTGACAATGCTCGACTTCGCGGACCCGGCCGGCCTCGCGGCGTTCTCGGGACCGAGACTGCTGCAGCTGGTGAAGGGGCGGTCCCGGCGAAACGGCATCATCTCGGCACGCGACATGGGCAGCGCCTTCACGTGGATGCGCCCGAACGACCTCGTCTTCAACTACGTGGTCAACAACTACCTCATGGGACGGACGCCGCCGGCCTTCGACATCCTCTCCTGGAACGCCGACGGCACCAATCTGCCCGGAGCGCTGCACGTCCAGTTCCTCGACATCTTCGAGAACAACACACTTGCGACGCCGGGAGCGATGACCGCGCTCGGCACGCCCGTCGACCTCGGCAGGATCACCGTCCCCACCTTCGTCTCCGGCGCGATTGCCGACCACCTCACCTCCTGGAAGAACTGTTACCGCACAACCCAACTGCTGTCGGGCGACACCAAGTTCGTGCTCAGCTTCTCCGGACACATCGCCAGCCTCGTCAACCCGCCCGGCAACCCGAAGTCCCACTACTGGGAAGGCGGAGAGCCGGGACCCGATCCCGAGGCGTGGCTCGCCGCGTCGACGAAGAAGACCGGCAGCTGGTGGGAATCCTGGGCCGATTGGGTCTCGGAACGGGCCGGCGAGCGCATCGCCGCGAGTACACGCCTGGGCAGCGACGAGCACACCGTCCTCGGCGACGCACCCGGTCTCTACGTGCGCGACCTGAAAGCCGGTATTCCCGTGTAA